The Fusobacterium sp. JB019 genome has a segment encoding these proteins:
- a CDS encoding pyridoxal phosphate-dependent aminotransferase — MNTSNRIKNVEFSPIRKLIPYEEEALKNGKTIYHLNIGQPDLKTPKEFFESIQEFHEDILTYAHSRGRNGLIDEMIKFYKKHFNVTYEYEDILITTGGSEAILFTLLSMFDEGDEILVSEPYYANYNNFFDVLNIKVNAFAADPKTGFHLPNKDVIISKISSKTKAIMLTNPGNPTGVVYTQEEMKLIGEIAREYGLYIISDEVYKVFSYGENRAISFGEIEGIDDNVVLIESISKIYSACGARVGAVISKNKNLMNEIYKLCQARLSVSTLDMVGAEGLYKKLSDDYFEKNKIEYEKRRDIVYKGISKISGIEVTKPEGAFYVMVTLPIDNAEDFCIWLLTDFHLNNETIMLSPAEGFYANKELGRNKIRISYCIEADKLEKSIKILELGLKEYLSK; from the coding sequence ATGAACACATCAAATAGAATTAAAAATGTGGAGTTTTCTCCAATAAGAAAATTAATTCCCTATGAAGAAGAAGCTTTAAAAAATGGAAAAACTATTTATCATTTAAATATAGGACAACCTGATTTAAAAACTCCAAAGGAGTTCTTTGAAAGTATACAAGAGTTTCATGAGGATATACTTACTTATGCTCATTCAAGAGGAAGAAATGGGTTAATAGATGAGATGATAAAGTTTTATAAAAAACATTTTAATGTTACCTATGAATATGAAGATATTCTTATAACAACTGGCGGGAGTGAAGCAATATTATTCACATTATTAAGTATGTTTGATGAAGGGGATGAAATTTTAGTTTCAGAACCTTATTATGCTAACTATAATAATTTTTTCGATGTTTTAAACATAAAAGTAAATGCCTTTGCAGCAGATCCCAAAACAGGATTTCATTTGCCAAATAAAGATGTTATTATCTCTAAGATAAGTTCTAAGACTAAAGCTATAATGCTTACTAATCCTGGAAATCCAACTGGAGTTGTTTATACACAAGAAGAAATGAAATTAATAGGAGAAATTGCAAGAGAATATGGATTATATATTATAAGTGATGAAGTATATAAAGTATTTTCATATGGAGAAAATAGAGCTATTAGTTTTGGAGAAATAGAAGGAATAGATGATAATGTAGTTTTAATAGAATCAATTTCTAAAATATATTCAGCTTGCGGAGCAAGAGTGGGAGCTGTTATTAGTAAGAATAAAAATTTAATGAATGAAATTTATAAATTATGTCAAGCAAGACTATCAGTTTCAACTTTAGACATGGTTGGAGCTGAAGGATTATATAAAAAATTATCAGATGATTATTTTGAAAAAAATAAGATTGAATATGAAAAAAGAAGAGATATAGTTTACAAAGGGATATCTAAAATTTCTGGAATAGAAGTAACTAAACCAGAAGGAGCCTTTTATGTTATGGTTACCCTACCTATCGATAATGCTGAAGATTTTTGTATATGGCTATTAACTGATTTTCATTTAAATAATGAAACTATTATGTTATCTCCAGCAGAAGGTTTTTATGCAAATAAAGAATTAGGTAGAAATAAAATCAGAATTTCATATTGTATTGAAGCTGATAAGCTAGAAAAATCTATTAAAATTTTAGAATTAGGACTAAAAGAGTATTTAAGTAAATAA
- a CDS encoding TRAP transporter permease, with translation MKEKITKLEEEVKVDELMAKYDKGSRYRVLSGVQGKIITSLLFCFTIFQLYYAIRGGIDAMIARSIHLAFGLSAVFFLYPTNGKMSRKKLHWFDCLLGITAAICCLYIVVFYKDIVMRQGLINNVDMIIGGIAIILVLEAARRVIGLPMVIISLVFIIYALIGRSIPGPLGHRGVRIGGLVQHLFFTTEGILGLPIQVSSTFIFMFLLFGAYLEKTGMGEFFIQLANSISGDSPGGPAKVAVISSACMGTLSGSSVANVVGTGSFTIPMMKKLGYKSEFAGAVEATASTGGQLMPPIMGAAAFLLAEITGAPYSKVILAALVPAALYYLGVFIGVHFEAKKLGLKGIPKDQIPKISFVLRQRGQLIIPIFVVVALLVSGWSPIYAALGAVVSTILCAAIKKETRLSFQDLLNGMVQGAKSALTVIAACACAGIIIGVVTKTGLGLKMGSILVGIAKGNLVLTLFFTMLTSLVLGIGVPTTANYVITSTIAAPAILMIKDASGAQLVPVLAAHLFVFYFGIIADVTPPVCLAAVAASGVAKSEPMKTGMQATRLAIGAFLIPYIFVISPELILINPNISIVPKLITAVLGMICVAVGLTGYFKRNMNIFERVLLIGAGVLALNTGYLSDGVAIVIMVVIYLLQNKGSKNLKNTNILEGGI, from the coding sequence ATGAAAGAAAAAATAACAAAGTTAGAAGAAGAGGTTAAAGTTGATGAACTTATGGCTAAATATGATAAGGGTTCTAGATATAGAGTTCTATCAGGAGTTCAAGGTAAAATTATAACAAGTCTATTGTTTTGTTTTACAATATTTCAATTATACTATGCAATAAGAGGTGGAATAGATGCCATGATAGCAAGATCTATTCATTTAGCCTTTGGACTTTCAGCAGTATTCTTTTTATATCCAACAAATGGAAAAATGAGCAGAAAAAAATTACATTGGTTTGATTGTTTATTAGGAATAACAGCTGCAATATGTTGTCTGTATATAGTTGTCTTTTACAAAGATATAGTTATGAGACAGGGGTTAATAAATAATGTTGATATGATTATTGGAGGAATTGCAATAATTTTAGTTTTAGAAGCAGCAAGAAGAGTTATTGGACTTCCTATGGTTATAATATCATTAGTATTTATAATTTACGCTCTTATTGGAAGAAGTATTCCAGGTCCTTTAGGTCATAGAGGAGTTAGAATTGGTGGATTAGTTCAACATTTATTCTTTACTACTGAAGGAATATTAGGTTTACCTATTCAAGTTTCATCAACATTTATTTTTATGTTCTTATTATTTGGAGCATACTTAGAAAAGACAGGAATGGGAGAATTTTTTATACAATTAGCTAATTCCATTTCAGGAGATTCTCCAGGTGGACCAGCAAAGGTAGCGGTAATTTCAAGTGCTTGTATGGGAACTTTATCAGGAAGTTCTGTTGCTAATGTTGTAGGAACAGGAAGTTTTACAATTCCTATGATGAAAAAATTAGGTTATAAGTCAGAATTTGCAGGAGCAGTTGAGGCAACAGCTTCTACAGGGGGACAATTAATGCCTCCTATAATGGGAGCAGCAGCATTTTTATTAGCAGAAATTACAGGAGCACCTTATTCAAAGGTTATACTAGCAGCTTTAGTTCCAGCAGCTTTATATTATTTGGGAGTATTTATAGGAGTTCACTTTGAAGCTAAAAAATTAGGATTAAAAGGAATTCCAAAAGATCAGATACCAAAGATATCATTTGTTCTAAGACAAAGAGGACAATTAATTATACCTATATTTGTAGTTGTAGCTTTACTAGTAAGTGGATGGTCTCCAATATATGCAGCTTTAGGGGCAGTTGTTTCAACAATACTTTGTGCAGCTATAAAAAAAGAAACAAGATTATCTTTTCAAGATTTGTTAAATGGAATGGTTCAAGGGGCTAAAAGTGCATTAACAGTAATAGCAGCCTGTGCTTGTGCAGGAATTATTATAGGAGTAGTAACTAAAACAGGTTTAGGTTTAAAAATGGGATCTATTTTAGTAGGAATAGCAAAGGGAAATTTAGTATTAACTTTATTCTTTACAATGTTAACTTCATTAGTACTGGGAATAGGAGTTCCAACAACAGCAAACTATGTAATAACTTCTACAATTGCAGCTCCAGCAATATTAATGATAAAAGATGCATCAGGAGCTCAATTAGTTCCAGTATTAGCAGCTCATTTATTCGTTTTCTATTTTGGAATTATAGCAGATGTAACTCCTCCAGTTTGTTTGGCGGCAGTTGCAGCTTCAGGAGTTGCAAAATCAGAGCCAATGAAAACAGGTATGCAAGCAACAAGGCTTGCAATTGGAGCTTTCTTAATTCCTTATATATTTGTAATTTCTCCAGAACTAATATTAATAAATCCTAATATTAGTATAGTTCCAAAATTAATAACAGCAGTACTTGGGATGATTTGTGTGGCAGTTGGATTAACTGGTTATTTTAAAAGAAATATGAATATATTTGAAAGAGTTTTATTAATAGGAGCAGGAGTTTTAGCATTGAATACAGGATATTTAAGTGATGGAGTAGCTATTGTAATAATGGTTGTAATTTATTTACTTCAAAATAAAGGAAGTAAAAATTTAAAAAATACAAATATTTTAGAAGGGGGAATTTAA
- a CDS encoding YlmH/Sll1252 family protein, with protein sequence MDKKSFLNFMKEMDQDKVVKLWEDIKLSEEIDYPIETTEFYPPGIWTKLLKINVNGMKFLTKGLTENSEKKNIFIIPKDYIGEEPKFNLTYFKINGKNKFKNLLHKDFLGTIMSLGIKREILGDLIVEDNICYGVIFKENFKIIKDIDKISNVPVKIENTLEEEVPSTKYKEIVITVMSLRLDSVISSMLNLSRQKAVDEINKGNIMLNYVINKEKASEVKEGDIISAKKFGKFLIEKEISINKKGKLRIRLNKYI encoded by the coding sequence ATGGATAAGAAAAGTTTTTTAAATTTTATGAAGGAAATGGATCAAGATAAAGTAGTTAAACTTTGGGAAGATATAAAATTAAGTGAAGAAATTGATTATCCTATTGAGACTACTGAATTTTACCCTCCAGGAATATGGACAAAATTATTAAAGATTAATGTTAATGGAATGAAGTTTTTAACTAAGGGATTAACAGAAAATTCAGAAAAAAAGAATATCTTTATAATTCCAAAAGATTATATTGGAGAAGAACCTAAATTTAATTTAACATATTTTAAAATTAATGGTAAAAACAAGTTTAAAAATCTTTTACACAAAGATTTTTTAGGGACAATTATGAGTTTAGGAATAAAAAGAGAAATATTAGGGGACTTGATAGTTGAAGATAATATTTGTTATGGAGTTATTTTTAAAGAAAATTTTAAAATTATCAAAGATATAGATAAAATATCCAATGTACCAGTGAAAATAGAAAATACTTTAGAAGAAGAAGTTCCATCTACAAAATATAAAGAGATAGTAATTACAGTAATGTCTTTGAGATTGGATTCAGTTATTTCTAGTATGCTTAATTTATCTAGACAAAAAGCAGTTGATGAAATAAATAAAGGAAATATAATGTTAAACTATGTGATAAATAAAGAAAAAGCTTCTGAAGTGAAAGAAGGAGACATTATATCAGCTAAAAAATTTGGTAAATTTTTAATAGAAAAAGAAATTTCTATAAATAAAAAAGGGAAATTAAGAATAAGGCTAAATAAATATATATAA
- a CDS encoding threonine/serine exporter family protein, translated as MREKDRKFESQVLSTACLAGKILLLNGSETDRVEKSICDIVEYYGYIPQSFVILTCIIISLKDKEGEIISLVERVQGRGTNLSKVHKVDTLIKNIDNYSLEEMTRYLEKIETKKSYSFLVNILGSCLGASFFTVLFKGNIWDFFIAFIGGGIIACICQIQKIFKMGPVYTNILCGLITSILVIICLKLGFINDIKVPIISILMIMVPGVPFINSIRDIFSGDLVTGLSRFSEVILVGCSLAIGSGIAVKLLNF; from the coding sequence ATGAGGGAAAAGGATAGGAAATTTGAATCACAAGTTTTAAGCACAGCTTGTTTAGCTGGTAAAATACTTCTTTTAAATGGTTCAGAAACTGATAGGGTAGAAAAATCAATTTGCGATATAGTGGAATATTATGGATATATTCCTCAAAGTTTTGTTATTTTAACCTGTATAATAATTTCATTAAAGGATAAGGAAGGAGAAATAATTTCCTTAGTTGAAAGAGTTCAAGGAAGAGGGACTAATTTAAGTAAAGTTCATAAGGTTGATACCTTAATAAAAAATATTGATAATTATTCCTTAGAAGAAATGACTAGATATTTAGAAAAAATAGAAACTAAAAAATCATATTCTTTTTTAGTTAATATACTAGGAAGTTGTTTAGGTGCTAGTTTTTTTACAGTTCTTTTTAAGGGAAATATTTGGGATTTTTTCATTGCTTTCATAGGTGGTGGAATAATTGCATGTATTTGTCAAATTCAAAAGATATTTAAAATGGGACCAGTTTATACTAATATTTTATGTGGATTAATAACTTCAATATTAGTAATAATATGCTTAAAATTAGGATTTATAAATGATATAAAAGTTCCAATAATATCAATTCTTATGATAATGGTACCAGGAGTTCCCTTTATAAATTCAATTAGGGATATTTTTTCTGGAGATTTAGTGACAGGATTATCAAGATTTTCAGAAGTAATATTAGTAGGATGTTCTCTTGCTATAGGATCAGGAATTGCAGTTAAATTATTAAATTTTTAG
- a CDS encoding DUF1850 domain-containing protein — MIIKDRKSNKKWEYKLDNNQFSIGYKHSVMKTEAEELFKVDNEGDIILWETIYKDYGVGLPFLPEDGKLEIKDGDFVLKMNRSFKEINMTISPLAKHYLKINNKKYMLSKLLDGKVRSINLKIKI; from the coding sequence TTGATTATAAAAGATAGAAAAAGCAATAAAAAATGGGAGTATAAATTAGATAATAATCAGTTTTCAATAGGATATAAGCATTCAGTTATGAAAACAGAAGCTGAGGAATTATTTAAGGTTGATAATGAGGGAGATATAATTTTATGGGAAACTATATATAAGGATTACGGGGTTGGGCTACCTTTTCTTCCTGAAGATGGAAAGTTAGAAATAAAAGATGGTGATTTTGTTTTAAAAATGAATCGAAGTTTTAAGGAAATTAATATGACTATTTCTCCATTAGCAAAACATTATTTAAAAATAAATAATAAAAAATATATGTTAAGTAAATTATTAGATGGGAAGGTAAGAAGTATAAATTTAAAAATTAAAATATAA
- a CDS encoding transglycosylase domain-containing protein — MKKFFRIILAVCILSFLVGVIGIFGVVNHYKKELPNISELIESYSPSIPTRVYDINGKQIDELYKEIRVPVRIEEVPKASKDAFLAIEDRRFYTHYGIDPIGILRAIAINIRYKSAKQGASTFTQQLARNAFLSHDKKLSRKIKEAILTIEIEKTYTKDEIFEKYLNEIYFGEGDYGIKSAAKSLFHKDIKDINIPEAAVLAGIPNRPRYYNPRRNLKASLNRMKVILSQMKKFKMITKEEYEVAMKHKFIKIDDVKDMSKVDLENTTIVYNRAVINKSLAPSFTDLVHDYLIENFDEEAIYNDGLQVYTTLNFDMQKIAEETFNDYKPLLEDEKLQGAMITINSSNGYITSIVGGKNFKPRNFNRAIMANRQIGSSFKPFVYFTSILDGKSENTIVEDSRFVQGNWAPRNYGILFRKNVTLVEGLNRSINMVAIKLLKGTGLNKLFDVTEKLEANLNPPRDLTAALGSVSSSPLNLAKAYSVFSNGGYIVEPLVVIEVKDKNGNTLVKNTPKIKKVFEAQDVALTTNLLENSVESGTSRRAKVITKRGKRIPQGGKTGTTNDSRSVWYAGITPEYATTVYLGYDDNTKMHKKTGGGLAAPIWRQYYKKIIDEGYYTPSKFEFIDNLIINGDLYYQDLGALSGLRESSKTKRKFLLKSNRIELEKEKKYNNNIQDILYK, encoded by the coding sequence GAACTTCCAAATATATCAGAATTAATAGAATCTTACTCACCTTCAATTCCAACTAGAGTTTATGATATTAATGGAAAACAAATAGATGAATTATACAAAGAAATAAGAGTTCCAGTTAGAATAGAAGAAGTACCAAAAGCTTCAAAAGATGCTTTTTTAGCCATAGAAGATAGAAGATTTTATACACATTATGGTATAGATCCAATAGGGATTCTAAGAGCTATAGCTATAAATATAAGATACAAAAGTGCAAAACAAGGAGCTAGTACATTTACTCAGCAACTTGCAAGAAATGCTTTTTTAAGTCATGATAAGAAATTATCAAGAAAAATAAAAGAGGCAATTTTAACAATTGAGATAGAAAAGACTTATACTAAAGATGAAATTTTTGAAAAATATTTAAATGAAATTTATTTTGGTGAAGGGGATTATGGAATTAAGAGTGCAGCAAAATCTCTTTTTCATAAGGATATTAAGGATATTAATATTCCAGAAGCAGCAGTTTTAGCAGGAATACCTAATAGACCAAGATATTATAATCCTAGAAGAAATTTAAAAGCTTCTTTAAATAGAATGAAAGTTATTTTAAGTCAAATGAAAAAATTTAAGATGATAACTAAAGAAGAATATGAAGTAGCTATGAAACATAAATTTATAAAAATAGATGATGTAAAAGATATGAGTAAAGTAGACTTAGAGAACACTACTATAGTTTATAACAGAGCAGTTATAAATAAATCTTTAGCTCCTAGTTTTACAGATTTAGTTCATGATTATTTAATTGAAAATTTTGATGAAGAAGCAATCTATAATGATGGTTTACAAGTTTATACTACATTGAATTTTGATATGCAAAAAATAGCAGAAGAAACATTTAATGATTATAAACCTTTACTTGAGGATGAAAAACTACAAGGTGCAATGATAACTATAAATTCTTCTAATGGTTATATCACTTCAATAGTAGGTGGAAAGAATTTTAAACCTAGAAACTTTAATAGAGCTATTATGGCTAATAGACAAATAGGATCATCATTTAAACCTTTTGTATATTTTACATCTATATTAGATGGAAAAAGTGAAAATACAATTGTAGAAGATTCTAGATTTGTACAAGGAAATTGGGCTCCTAGAAATTATGGAATATTATTTAGAAAAAATGTAACTTTAGTAGAAGGACTTAATAGATCTATAAATATGGTAGCAATAAAATTATTAAAGGGAACAGGGCTTAATAAACTTTTTGATGTGACTGAAAAACTAGAAGCTAATTTAAATCCACCAAGAGATTTAACAGCAGCTTTAGGATCAGTTTCTTCTAGTCCTTTAAATTTAGCAAAAGCTTATTCTGTATTCTCTAATGGAGGATATATAGTGGAGCCTTTAGTTGTTATAGAAGTTAAAGATAAAAATGGTAATACTTTAGTGAAAAATACACCTAAAATAAAGAAAGTTTTTGAAGCTCAAGATGTAGCATTAACTACTAATTTATTAGAAAATTCTGTTGAAAGTGGAACAAGTAGAAGAGCTAAAGTAATAACAAAAAGAGGAAAAAGAATTCCTCAAGGTGGAAAAACTGGTACAACAAATGATTCAAGAAGTGTTTGGTATGCAGGGATAACACCAGAATATGCAACAACTGTTTATTTAGGTTATGATGACAATACTAAGATGCATAAAAAAACAGGTGGAGGATTAGCTGCTCCTATTTGGAGACAATATTATAAAAAAATAATAGATGAAGGTTATTATACTCCAAGTAAGTTTGAATTTATAGATAATTTAATTATAAATGGAGACTTATATTATCAAGATTTAGGTGCCTTATCAGGTCTTAGAGAAAGTTCAAAAACAAAAAGAAAATTCTTATTGAAAAGTAATAGAATAGAGTTAGAAAAAGAAAAGAAATATAATAATAATATTCAAGATATTTTATATAAGTAG
- a CDS encoding TAXI family TRAP transporter solute-binding subunit, whose translation MKKFILFLLMAFNLTVFGTTYINIGTGGTAGTYYPLGGALAEIWNGNLKGVNATAESTGASVANSQMLGKGDIDLAIIQNDVAYYAENGIELFKNKIDDIRGMATLYSEPIQCITTDGSIKSIKDLKGKKVALGAIGSGVYCNAKQILDAAGLTEKDIKPQYLSFSEAATGLRDRQIDAAFIVAGVPTSAIVDLSTQREVRIVNIDKDLAKKLKEKYSYYTDYVIPGKTYKTQKEDVNTLTVKSMLIVSSKVKDDMVYDMLKTMFENTDRIKAAHAVGKYITKDTALDGMSIKLHPGAKKYFDENGIK comes from the coding sequence ATGAAGAAATTTATATTATTTTTATTAATGGCATTTAATTTAACAGTTTTTGGGACAACGTATATTAATATAGGGACTGGGGGAACTGCAGGAACTTATTATCCTTTAGGAGGAGCTTTAGCAGAAATATGGAATGGGAATTTAAAAGGAGTAAATGCTACTGCAGAATCAACTGGAGCTTCAGTTGCTAACTCACAAATGTTAGGTAAAGGAGATATAGATTTAGCTATAATTCAAAATGACGTTGCTTACTACGCTGAAAATGGAATAGAATTATTTAAAAATAAAATAGATGATATTAGAGGAATGGCTACTTTATATTCAGAACCAATCCAATGTATTACTACAGATGGAAGTATTAAGTCTATAAAAGATTTAAAAGGAAAAAAAGTGGCACTAGGTGCAATAGGAAGTGGAGTTTATTGTAATGCAAAACAAATATTAGATGCTGCAGGGTTAACAGAAAAAGATATAAAACCTCAATATTTATCTTTTTCAGAAGCAGCAACAGGATTAAGAGATAGACAAATAGATGCAGCTTTCATAGTTGCAGGTGTTCCTACTTCAGCAATTGTTGATTTATCAACTCAAAGAGAAGTTAGAATAGTAAATATAGATAAGGATCTTGCTAAGAAATTAAAAGAAAAATATTCTTATTATACAGATTATGTAATTCCAGGTAAAACTTATAAAACTCAAAAAGAAGATGTAAATACATTAACTGTTAAATCAATGTTAATTGTTAGTTCTAAAGTTAAAGATGATATGGTTTATGATATGTTGAAGACAATGTTTGAAAATACTGATAGAATAAAAGCTGCTCATGCTGTTGGAAAATATATTACAAAGGATACAGCATTAGATGGAATGAGTATAAAATTACATCCAGGTGCAAAAAAATATTTTGATGAGAATGGAATAAAATAA
- a CDS encoding threonine/serine exporter family protein, with product MLNIIIQVISAGIVTFGFGLLFNIEGKNLIHTSVAGCLSWLCYLLCKKAGLAEEMAYFLASVIIGLYSEIIAMQLEVPSNNILIAALIPLAPGGGVYYTMQNLIYKNYLASFQNGIQTFLLAGSMALGVITAIAMLKFYKYMKVWRING from the coding sequence ATGTTAAATATTATAATACAAGTGATATCAGCAGGAATAGTAACTTTTGGTTTTGGACTTTTATTTAATATAGAAGGTAAAAACTTAATTCATACAAGTGTAGCAGGTTGTTTAAGTTGGTTATGTTATTTATTATGTAAAAAAGCTGGTTTAGCAGAAGAAATGGCTTATTTTTTAGCCTCTGTGATAATAGGTCTTTATTCAGAAATAATAGCCATGCAATTAGAAGTGCCGAGTAATAATATTTTAATTGCAGCTCTAATTCCTCTAGCTCCAGGTGGAGGAGTATATTATACTATGCAAAATTTGATTTATAAAAATTATTTAGCTTCATTTCAAAATGGAATACAAACATTTTTATTAGCAGGGTCAATGGCTTTAGGAGTTATAACTGCAATAGCTATGTTGAAATTTTATAAATATATGAAGGTTTGGAGAATAAATGGATAA
- a CDS encoding YoaK family protein has protein sequence MEIKKFEMSERYILGIVLAFVGGFLDSYTFVSRGQVFANAQTGNMVLLGMELSNKNYIKAGSYLAPILAFVLGVLISEFVRTNHPNKMLHWRQSIVIFEIGMLSLVAFIPMGDYDIVANVIVSFVCSLQVETFRKMHGRNYATTMCTGNLRSGSELLYKFFLTKDEFSVKMSLKYFGIILIFILGGITGFELTKIYLEKTIFLACFGLSIVFLLMFYKLEEE, from the coding sequence ATGGAAATTAAAAAGTTTGAAATGTCAGAAAGATATATTTTAGGAATAGTATTAGCTTTTGTTGGAGGATTTTTAGATTCTTATACCTTTGTTAGTCGTGGTCAGGTTTTTGCCAATGCTCAAACGGGTAATATGGTGCTTTTAGGAATGGAACTTTCCAATAAAAATTATATAAAGGCAGGAAGTTATTTAGCTCCAATATTAGCCTTTGTTTTAGGAGTTTTGATATCAGAATTTGTTAGAACAAATCATCCAAATAAAATGTTGCATTGGAGACAGTCAATTGTTATTTTTGAAATAGGAATGTTATCTTTAGTGGCTTTTATTCCTATGGGAGATTATGATATAGTTGCTAATGTAATTGTTTCTTTTGTTTGTTCTTTACAGGTAGAAACATTTAGAAAAATGCATGGAAGAAATTATGCAACTACAATGTGTACAGGAAATTTAAGAAGTGGAAGTGAATTATTATATAAATTTTTTCTAACTAAAGATGAGTTTTCAGTAAAAATGAGTTTGAAATATTTTGGAATTATTCTAATTTTTATTTTAGGTGGTATAACTGGATTTGAATTAACAAAAATATATTTAGAAAAAACAATATTTTTAGCTTGTTTTGGTTTGAGTATAGTATTTTTATTAATGTTTTATAAGTTAGAAGAGGAATAG